In a genomic window of Spirosoma agri:
- a CDS encoding SusD/RagB family nutrient-binding outer membrane lipoprotein — MKNRFHTFAYCLVALFALQSCDKGLEELNVNPDASSVASPDFVFTKAQYDAVGNVITGLQGTMQYTTSYNDVASWGSKYIFNQGTAPYTVFSNAYPNEINEIGEVIRGLEKDPALVNKLAIAKIWRAYSFAKVTDLYGDIPYTQAAQGYTQSVFKPTYDAQKDVYANLLSELEKAVALFDASKSTFGAADLIYGGDITKWKKFAYSLMLRMGMRMTKPDVALAETWVKKAIAGGVITEDADLAKITYMASGQVINQNPLSYWMLNSDYLKADGVSNPEGGKYYDTFINYLKSTNDPRLPVLSVVYVNGKASTDVSIQKGMPANIPNTKPSNFVTYSEPNQNTLLKLNAPMLVITPAEMNFYLAEAAIRGWYTAKSAATLYDLGLKAAMRQWALYGADGVISQANIDAYATANALVTTATVAKQMEQLYTQFWVSVFPNSQEVFLNWRRTGYPALVPNNYVGNITGGQIFRRMLYPATEENLNKENYNSAVARQGENTFLTHMWLDK; from the coding sequence ATGAAAAATCGATTCCATACATTCGCCTATTGCCTGGTAGCACTCTTCGCGCTGCAAAGTTGCGACAAGGGGCTGGAAGAACTCAATGTCAATCCGGATGCGTCCAGCGTAGCCAGTCCTGATTTCGTCTTTACCAAAGCCCAGTACGATGCCGTCGGGAACGTGATCACGGGGCTTCAGGGAACCATGCAATACACCACCAGCTACAACGATGTCGCGAGCTGGGGTTCCAAATACATTTTCAACCAGGGAACCGCACCCTATACGGTGTTCAGCAATGCGTACCCGAACGAGATCAACGAAATCGGTGAAGTGATCCGGGGACTGGAAAAAGATCCGGCTTTGGTGAACAAACTGGCCATCGCCAAAATATGGCGTGCGTACAGCTTCGCCAAAGTCACGGATTTGTACGGCGATATACCGTATACGCAGGCTGCGCAGGGGTATACCCAAAGCGTGTTCAAACCAACCTACGATGCCCAGAAAGACGTTTACGCCAATCTGTTGAGCGAACTGGAAAAAGCCGTTGCCTTGTTCGACGCGTCGAAATCGACGTTTGGCGCTGCTGACCTGATTTACGGGGGCGACATCACCAAGTGGAAGAAATTTGCTTACTCGCTTATGCTGCGAATGGGCATGCGCATGACGAAACCCGACGTGGCCCTGGCCGAAACGTGGGTGAAGAAAGCCATTGCGGGTGGTGTGATTACGGAAGATGCCGACCTCGCCAAAATTACCTATATGGCCTCTGGTCAGGTGATCAACCAGAATCCGTTATCTTACTGGATGCTGAACAGCGATTACCTGAAAGCCGATGGCGTGAGTAATCCGGAAGGGGGGAAATACTACGATACGTTTATCAATTACCTGAAAAGCACGAACGATCCCCGGTTGCCGGTTCTGTCGGTCGTGTACGTAAACGGAAAAGCCAGCACGGATGTAAGCATCCAGAAAGGGATGCCGGCAAACATTCCCAATACGAAACCCTCGAATTTTGTAACGTATTCGGAGCCGAACCAGAACACGCTTCTGAAGCTGAATGCACCGATGCTGGTGATCACCCCCGCCGAGATGAACTTCTATCTGGCGGAGGCTGCGATCCGGGGTTGGTATACGGCCAAGTCGGCAGCCACGCTGTATGATCTGGGGCTGAAAGCGGCCATGCGTCAATGGGCGTTGTACGGAGCCGATGGTGTGATTTCGCAGGCAAACATCGACGCCTACGCTACCGCCAACGCACTGGTGACGACGGCTACGGTTGCCAAACAGATGGAGCAGCTCTACACGCAGTTCTGGGTATCGGTCTTCCCGAATTCGCAGGAGGTTTTCCTGAACTGGCGTCGCACGGGCTACCCCGCACTGGTTCCCAACAACTACGTCGGAAACATCACCGGTGGACAGATTTTCCGCCGGATGCTCTACCCCGCCACGGAGGAGAACCTGAACAAAGAGAACTACAACAGCGCCGTTGCGCGGCAGGGCGAGAACACATTTCTGACCCATATGTGGCTCGACAAATAA
- a CDS encoding SusC/RagA family TonB-linked outer membrane protein encodes MNCTLLPWQARLGKLLTLFLLLSVPAMAQTISGKVTNVGDGASLPGVTIVEKGSTKGTVTDSEGNYTLRLSGPQATVIFSYIGFVAQEVGAAGRSVINVALKEDATQLGEVVVTALGITKDKKALAYSVSEVKGSEFTQARENNVANALSGKIAGVNATGLSTGPGGSSRIIIRGNGSLTGDNQPLYVINGMPIDNTVPGGSATPNGGQGNVDRGDGIAGINPDDIESISVLKGGTAAALYGSRAANGVILITTKKGKAQRGIGVEYNSTFTMDNVAVFPDWQYEYGQGDGAAKPTTQAQGIAWGRRSWGAKIDGSDFVAADGKTHPYTAQKNNLKNFYQTGKTFTNTLAFTGGNEKVNYRFSLSDLDAKGILPTNTYNRKTGNLNVNGAFGERITIEALAQYTLETGHNKTGAGDALGNPNWTPYMIGNTSDIRWLSPGYDANGNEIAWNDADIASNSYFVVNKFKQDDSKNRFIGQVGLTYKLLKNLSVKGTASRDFYNYNYTYILPTGTRYIPNGQYSQLKTDVSETNSMLTANYNTTFGHFGLSALAGLNRRDFRYNQLNTSGQTFIIPYFYSSTNLATTSTIPLNQRTETNSAFGSVDLDYKGVAFLTMTGRQDWFSTLSPQNNTIFYPSVGGSFVLSQAIQLPRVIDYAKVRASWAQVGGATPDPYVINLTYSMVPSSGQPLQNVTSNAITNAGLKPLTSTTFEVGMDLQFFGKKLGLDLTYYNRATTNDIVQTSISPTSGYNSVYLNVGKLNNRGLEALLTVNPIRRSNFGWNVSYNIAYNDSKVVKLADGISSMQMATSVGNWAYINSIEGRSYGTIVGTTRVRDANGNIVYDPTTGFAQKSALQELGKGVPPLTMGLTNEFKYKNFSLNVLLDGKFGNKVFSVLEVYANRMGKLKRTLDGRENGLTVTGVTASGDAYTKTIAKENLRTYYDNDKNYTELFLHDGSFVKLRQVIFSYNIPVSAIQFVRLQSASISFVARNLLTLYKQTDNFDPEQSFTNSSNQGFESLGLPRTRSYGLNLIVKF; translated from the coding sequence ATGAACTGTACGTTACTACCCTGGCAGGCTCGGTTGGGCAAGCTTTTAACGTTATTCCTGTTGCTGAGTGTCCCCGCAATGGCTCAGACGATTTCCGGTAAGGTGACGAACGTTGGTGATGGCGCATCGCTGCCCGGCGTTACCATTGTGGAAAAAGGATCGACCAAAGGAACCGTGACGGACAGCGAGGGGAACTATACCCTTCGATTGTCGGGACCACAGGCAACGGTGATTTTCTCGTACATCGGCTTTGTTGCGCAGGAAGTTGGCGCAGCTGGCCGTTCGGTTATTAATGTGGCCTTGAAAGAAGACGCCACCCAGCTTGGGGAGGTCGTGGTGACGGCGCTCGGTATCACCAAAGACAAAAAAGCGCTGGCTTATTCCGTCTCGGAAGTGAAAGGCTCGGAATTTACGCAGGCTCGTGAAAACAACGTTGCCAACGCGCTGTCCGGCAAAATTGCCGGGGTAAACGCAACCGGCTTATCAACCGGACCCGGTGGCTCAAGCCGGATCATTATCCGGGGAAATGGCTCGCTCACCGGCGACAACCAGCCGCTCTATGTAATCAACGGTATGCCCATCGACAATACGGTGCCGGGCGGCAGCGCGACACCCAACGGTGGTCAGGGAAACGTTGACCGGGGGGATGGGATCGCGGGTATCAATCCCGATGATATTGAATCGATTAGTGTCCTGAAGGGCGGCACGGCTGCGGCTCTGTACGGCTCACGGGCGGCCAATGGTGTTATTCTGATCACGACTAAAAAAGGCAAAGCGCAACGCGGTATCGGGGTTGAGTATAATTCGACCTTTACGATGGACAACGTAGCTGTCTTTCCGGATTGGCAGTATGAGTATGGTCAGGGCGATGGCGCTGCCAAGCCGACAACGCAGGCGCAGGGTATTGCCTGGGGACGTCGTTCGTGGGGCGCTAAGATCGACGGGTCTGATTTCGTAGCGGCTGACGGGAAGACACACCCGTACACGGCTCAGAAAAATAACCTCAAAAACTTCTACCAAACTGGCAAGACATTTACGAACACGCTGGCCTTCACGGGTGGTAATGAGAAAGTAAACTATCGGTTTTCGCTGTCCGATCTGGATGCCAAAGGAATTCTGCCGACCAACACCTACAACCGCAAAACCGGTAACCTGAACGTGAACGGTGCCTTTGGCGAGCGCATCACGATTGAAGCCTTGGCGCAGTATACACTTGAAACGGGCCATAACAAGACGGGTGCGGGCGATGCCCTGGGCAACCCGAACTGGACGCCCTACATGATCGGTAACACGTCCGATATTCGTTGGCTGAGTCCCGGCTACGATGCCAACGGCAATGAAATTGCGTGGAACGATGCCGATATTGCATCGAACAGCTACTTCGTCGTCAATAAGTTCAAGCAGGACGATTCTAAAAACCGCTTTATCGGTCAGGTTGGATTGACCTACAAACTCCTGAAAAACCTGTCGGTGAAAGGGACGGCGAGCCGCGATTTTTACAACTATAACTACACCTACATTCTGCCAACCGGCACGCGCTACATCCCGAACGGACAGTATTCGCAGCTGAAGACGGACGTGAGCGAAACGAACAGCATGCTTACGGCTAACTACAACACGACGTTCGGCCACTTCGGATTGTCGGCACTGGCGGGTTTGAACCGGCGCGATTTCCGCTACAATCAGCTGAATACGAGCGGACAAACGTTCATTATCCCTTATTTCTACAGCTCCACCAACCTCGCCACGACAAGCACGATTCCGCTCAACCAGCGTACGGAAACCAACTCAGCCTTTGGCTCGGTCGATCTGGATTACAAAGGGGTTGCGTTTCTGACCATGACGGGTCGGCAGGATTGGTTCTCGACATTGAGCCCGCAGAATAACACGATTTTCTACCCCTCCGTTGGCGGAAGTTTTGTGCTGTCACAGGCGATTCAACTGCCCCGCGTGATCGATTATGCGAAAGTGCGCGCGTCGTGGGCGCAGGTGGGCGGTGCAACGCCCGATCCCTACGTGATCAATCTGACCTATTCGATGGTGCCCAGCTCCGGCCAGCCGCTTCAGAACGTAACCAGCAATGCCATCACCAACGCGGGTCTGAAACCACTGACCTCAACGACCTTTGAGGTGGGTATGGACCTTCAGTTCTTCGGGAAAAAACTGGGCCTTGACCTGACGTACTACAACCGGGCTACCACGAACGACATCGTACAGACCAGCATTTCGCCAACATCGGGTTACAACTCGGTGTACCTGAACGTCGGTAAACTGAACAACCGGGGTCTCGAAGCCCTGCTAACCGTCAACCCGATCCGGCGGTCGAATTTCGGCTGGAACGTGAGCTACAACATTGCCTACAACGACAGCAAAGTAGTGAAACTGGCCGACGGAATCAGTTCGATGCAGATGGCTACGTCGGTGGGTAACTGGGCCTACATCAACTCCATCGAAGGGCGTTCGTACGGCACCATCGTTGGAACGACCCGCGTTCGCGATGCCAATGGCAATATTGTCTACGATCCAACAACGGGTTTTGCCCAGAAATCGGCCCTTCAGGAGTTGGGCAAAGGCGTTCCGCCACTGACGATGGGGCTGACTAACGAGTTCAAATACAAGAACTTCTCGCTGAACGTACTGCTCGACGGCAAATTTGGTAATAAAGTGTTTTCGGTACTGGAAGTATATGCGAACCGGATGGGCAAGCTGAAACGCACGCTCGATGGTCGCGAAAATGGGCTAACCGTAACGGGCGTAACGGCCAGCGGAGATGCCTACACCAAAACGATCGCCAAAGAAAACCTGCGTACCTATTACGACAACGACAAAAACTACACGGAACTGTTCCTGCACGATGGCAGCTTTGTGAAACTGCGTCAGGTGATTTTCAGCTACAACATTCCCGTCAGTGCCATTCAGTTCGTCCGTCTGCAATCGGCCAGCATCTCGTTTGTGGCGCGGAACCTCTTGACCCTCTACAAACAGACCGACAATTTTGATCCGGAGCAGAGCTTCACCAACAGCTCGAACCAGGGTTTCGAATCGCTGGGCTTACCCCGCACCCGAAGTTATGGTCTGAACCTCATCGTAAAATTCTAA
- a CDS encoding alpha-L-fucosidase encodes MLITISSFAQIGANHNKPQREEWLKDAGFGMFIHWNVDTQLGVVISHSLVGASPDYVERYISELPKTFYPKDWDPEKLVILAKNAGMKYIMFTTKHHAGFCMWDTKTTDFGVMNTPYKKDIVRQYVDACRKWGLAVGFYYSPEDFSFAYRNGMKAITRDDHWEKAKPFQAKYKQFVEAQCKELMTNYGPVDLFFIDSDVLREEVKATVWKYQPNCLVTRGVLETPEQYLPGETLTTAWESCMTMGTAWNYKPTNDHYKSGTELIDILIESRAKGGSYLLNIGPTQWGDLNEGQQGRLMEIGAWHFINQEAVHNVRPWIVRNEGDIWFTKQKDVNTVYAYLTNMPDWPRGERRTFLLKSVKTTPSTEVSVLGQTGSVVEYQPANDGKARFEQTPEGLKISVVRAQRIYNNHKWPNPIVVKLKNVEAAVEPAHFKTVNAEKTASGNLKLTADLTKMGSGKTYQVGFEYRPVQSSLNEEFNQKWTQTDVYPISKPGAQTLEIVANNINTYDEIEYRAILYQDGLKIDGNTQKISKLRLE; translated from the coding sequence TTGCTTATTACCATCAGTTCGTTTGCGCAGATTGGGGCGAATCACAACAAACCCCAGCGCGAAGAGTGGCTGAAAGACGCTGGTTTCGGGATGTTCATCCACTGGAATGTGGATACCCAACTGGGCGTTGTTATCAGTCACTCGCTGGTGGGTGCGTCGCCCGATTACGTCGAACGGTACATCAGTGAGCTACCCAAAACGTTCTACCCGAAAGACTGGGACCCGGAAAAACTGGTGATTCTGGCCAAAAACGCGGGCATGAAGTACATCATGTTCACGACGAAGCACCACGCCGGTTTCTGTATGTGGGATACCAAAACCACCGATTTCGGCGTGATGAACACGCCTTATAAGAAAGACATCGTGCGGCAATACGTCGATGCGTGCCGGAAGTGGGGGTTAGCCGTTGGCTTTTACTACTCGCCCGAAGATTTTTCGTTCGCCTACCGCAACGGCATGAAGGCTATTACCCGCGACGATCATTGGGAAAAAGCGAAACCGTTCCAGGCTAAATACAAACAGTTTGTCGAAGCGCAGTGCAAAGAGCTGATGACGAACTATGGCCCGGTCGACCTATTTTTTATCGACAGCGACGTACTTCGCGAAGAGGTGAAAGCAACCGTCTGGAAATACCAGCCCAACTGCCTCGTCACGCGGGGTGTGCTGGAAACGCCCGAGCAATACCTCCCCGGCGAAACCCTGACAACGGCCTGGGAAAGCTGCATGACGATGGGAACCGCCTGGAATTACAAGCCGACCAACGATCACTATAAATCGGGTACAGAATTGATCGACATTCTGATCGAATCGCGGGCCAAGGGCGGATCGTATCTGCTTAACATTGGACCAACGCAGTGGGGTGACCTCAACGAAGGGCAACAAGGGCGGTTGATGGAAATCGGGGCCTGGCATTTCATCAATCAGGAAGCGGTTCACAACGTTCGTCCGTGGATTGTCCGAAACGAGGGTGATATCTGGTTTACCAAACAGAAAGACGTCAATACGGTCTACGCGTACCTGACCAATATGCCGGACTGGCCACGCGGTGAACGCCGGACGTTTTTGCTGAAATCGGTCAAGACGACGCCGTCAACCGAAGTGAGCGTACTCGGCCAAACGGGCAGTGTTGTCGAATACCAACCGGCAAACGACGGCAAAGCGCGGTTCGAGCAAACACCGGAAGGACTCAAGATCTCGGTGGTTCGGGCGCAGCGGATTTACAACAACCATAAGTGGCCCAATCCAATCGTCGTTAAGCTGAAAAATGTCGAAGCTGCCGTTGAACCAGCCCATTTCAAGACGGTCAACGCCGAAAAAACAGCCAGTGGTAATCTGAAATTGACCGCTGATTTAACGAAGATGGGCAGCGGCAAAACATACCAAGTTGGTTTCGAGTACCGTCCGGTACAAAGCTCGTTGAATGAAGAGTTTAACCAGAAGTGGACCCAAACGGATGTGTATCCCATCTCGAAGCCGGGTGCGCAGACGCTGGAAATCGTAGCCAACAATATTAACACCTACGACGAAATCGAATACCGGGCCATTCTGTACCAAGACGGGTTGAAGATTGACGGCAATACGCAGAAAATCAGTAAGCTACGCTTGGAATAA
- a CDS encoding aminotransferase class V-fold PLP-dependent enzyme → MLSRRKLIKRLSSGTLVGGLVGGALPITVTAAPTAAPKRDLFKELGVRTFINAAGTLTYMTGSLMHDEVLEAIQNGAKEFCLLDEIQDKVGAKIAQMVHSEAAVVTSGAFSGMTLGLAGILTGMDLKKVEQLPHLTGTGMKTEVICQKAHDIVYNHALTNTGCKIIQVETAEDVEKAINEKTALMHFLHIEADKGKIMHEEWVALGKKHNIPTSIDIAADVPPVENLWRFNEMGFSFVVVSGGKAMRGPQSAGLLMGKKDIISAARLHMPPRGFNIGRGMKVNKEEILGMYVALERFINEDHGKVWKMWEDNTAHIESAVKTVSGVKTDVHVPPLGNHTPTLRISWDPDKLHLTGKELQEALRKGDPSIEVGGSGPSHIGVTVWMLKPGQEKIVARRIKEELSKAAV, encoded by the coding sequence ATGTTAAGCAGACGAAAACTCATCAAGCGGTTATCGAGCGGAACGCTCGTCGGTGGATTGGTCGGCGGGGCTCTCCCGATAACGGTAACGGCCGCTCCAACAGCGGCCCCCAAACGAGATCTGTTCAAGGAGTTAGGCGTGCGCACTTTCATCAATGCGGCTGGTACGCTGACCTACATGACCGGATCGCTTATGCACGACGAAGTGCTGGAAGCTATTCAGAACGGTGCCAAAGAATTTTGTCTACTTGACGAGATTCAGGACAAAGTAGGAGCGAAGATTGCGCAGATGGTTCATTCGGAAGCAGCCGTGGTTACGTCGGGCGCTTTTTCCGGGATGACGCTTGGTCTGGCGGGTATCTTGACCGGCATGGACCTGAAAAAAGTAGAGCAACTGCCTCACCTGACAGGAACCGGGATGAAAACGGAGGTGATCTGCCAGAAAGCCCACGACATCGTGTATAACCACGCACTGACCAATACGGGCTGTAAAATCATTCAGGTAGAGACCGCCGAGGATGTCGAAAAAGCCATCAACGAAAAGACCGCGCTCATGCATTTTCTGCACATCGAAGCCGACAAGGGCAAGATCATGCACGAAGAATGGGTAGCCCTGGGCAAAAAGCACAACATCCCCACATCCATCGACATTGCTGCCGATGTGCCGCCGGTAGAGAACCTATGGCGATTCAATGAGATGGGGTTCAGTTTTGTGGTCGTATCGGGTGGTAAAGCCATGCGGGGGCCGCAAAGCGCCGGTCTGCTGATGGGCAAAAAAGACATTATATCGGCGGCTCGTTTGCACATGCCTCCCCGCGGTTTCAACATCGGTCGGGGCATGAAAGTAAACAAAGAAGAAATTCTGGGCATGTATGTGGCGCTGGAACGATTCATCAACGAGGACCACGGTAAAGTCTGGAAAATGTGGGAAGACAACACCGCCCATATCGAAAGCGCGGTGAAAACCGTCAGCGGAGTTAAGACGGACGTACACGTTCCGCCGTTGGGCAATCATACGCCTACACTCCGTATCTCGTGGGACCCCGATAAACTTCATCTGACCGGAAAAGAGCTACAGGAAGCACTCCGGAAAGGTGACCCGTCGATTGAAGTAGGCGGTAGCGGACCCAGCCACATCGGCGTAACGGTCTGGATGCTGAAACCCGGTCAGGAAAAAATTGTGGCGCGTCGGATCAAGGAAGAACTGTCCAAAGCGGCTGTTTAG
- a CDS encoding glycoside hydrolase family 20 protein codes for MRVLFPFFFTLLYAGKLFAQSGLIPEPVSYQSGAGQFRLDAQVGITSGSGVSRQFVALAQAQLRASTGVTLALTKAKSAIGLTIDSLKITQPEGYRLQISPQGITVTGHDEAGLFYGIQSLTQLLSQATAGTIPACTIMDYPRFSYRGMHLDVSRHLFPIAFIKKYIDLLALYKINTFHWHLTDDQGWRIEIKRYPALQQKAAYRAETLIGHKKELSRRGNRHRFDGKRYGGYYTQAEIKDIVRYATQRHVTVIPEIEMPGHALAALSAYPGLGCLKPDGKPGGPYQAATFWGIFDDVFCAGNDSTFAFLEGVLDEVVSLFPSTYIHIGGDECPKTRWKTCANCQARIHREHLKDEDELQSYFIRRIDKYLTSKGRQVIGWDEILEGTGPDLGMSPGATVMSWRGIEGGIEAMKQKHNAIMTPESHVYFDYYQSLYPEEPLAAAGYTPLSKVYAYEPIPADLQASETKYLKGVQGTAWSEYMDSPEKAEYMIFPRVLAVAEIAWSQRQHRNYPSFLRRLRQQEPMLKRLNVHYANRFDELTDSVTVNPNGTVQLTLTTTLPNATIRYTTDGSVPVPSSSIYAKPLVVDRTSTVKAAVFLDNQQQGRVYQKALTISKSTGKPVTFSTEPMGGYRPASPLIAVNGVAGTSRYNTGEWIGSQGKDADVLIDLQTAQSISSIGTHILNYHWQRMWAPDTLQMWVSEDGKTFREVYRQTQFPINGINSVTATFPPVRARYVRIRATNKGIIPSGEYGAGGKAWLLLDEFRVD; via the coding sequence ATGCGCGTTCTATTCCCGTTTTTTTTCACCCTGCTTTATGCCGGAAAGCTGTTTGCACAAAGCGGCCTAATTCCTGAACCCGTATCCTATCAATCAGGGGCGGGTCAATTCCGGCTTGACGCCCAGGTGGGCATTACGTCCGGTTCGGGGGTATCCCGTCAATTTGTCGCGTTGGCGCAGGCGCAGCTTCGGGCGAGTACGGGGGTGACGCTGGCCCTGACGAAAGCGAAGTCCGCGATCGGTTTGACCATCGACTCACTAAAAATTACCCAGCCCGAAGGGTATCGACTTCAGATCAGTCCGCAGGGCATTACCGTAACCGGACACGACGAAGCCGGACTCTTTTACGGAATTCAATCCTTAACCCAACTTCTTTCGCAGGCAACAGCGGGTACGATTCCAGCCTGCACGATTATGGATTACCCGCGTTTTTCGTACCGGGGGATGCACCTCGATGTGAGCCGCCATCTGTTTCCGATTGCCTTTATCAAGAAATACATCGACCTGCTGGCGTTGTATAAAATCAACACCTTTCACTGGCATCTGACCGATGATCAGGGTTGGCGCATCGAAATCAAACGATATCCGGCCTTACAGCAAAAAGCCGCGTACCGAGCCGAAACGCTGATCGGTCACAAGAAAGAGCTGTCCCGCCGTGGAAACAGGCATCGCTTCGATGGCAAACGCTACGGTGGGTATTACACACAGGCCGAAATCAAAGATATTGTTCGGTACGCCACCCAACGGCACGTAACCGTCATCCCCGAAATTGAAATGCCGGGTCACGCGCTGGCTGCGTTGAGCGCTTATCCAGGGCTAGGATGCCTGAAACCGGATGGCAAGCCGGGCGGCCCTTATCAGGCGGCAACGTTCTGGGGTATCTTCGACGACGTATTTTGCGCGGGGAATGACAGCACCTTTGCGTTTCTGGAAGGGGTGCTGGATGAGGTCGTTTCCTTGTTTCCGTCCACCTATATTCACATTGGGGGGGACGAATGCCCGAAAACGCGCTGGAAAACCTGCGCCAACTGTCAGGCCCGCATTCACCGTGAACACCTGAAGGATGAGGACGAACTACAAAGCTATTTTATTCGTCGGATCGACAAATACCTGACCAGCAAAGGGCGGCAGGTGATTGGCTGGGATGAGATACTGGAAGGGACCGGTCCTGATTTAGGCATGTCGCCGGGGGCTACGGTGATGAGCTGGCGGGGAATCGAGGGCGGGATTGAGGCCATGAAACAAAAGCATAACGCCATCATGACGCCCGAAAGTCACGTGTATTTCGATTATTACCAGTCGTTATATCCTGAAGAACCCTTAGCGGCTGCCGGGTACACGCCCTTGAGCAAAGTCTACGCGTACGAACCGATTCCTGCCGATCTTCAGGCCAGTGAGACGAAGTACCTGAAAGGCGTTCAGGGAACGGCGTGGAGCGAATACATGGACAGTCCCGAAAAGGCCGAGTACATGATTTTTCCCCGGGTCCTGGCCGTTGCTGAAATCGCCTGGAGTCAACGGCAACACCGTAACTATCCAAGCTTTCTGCGGAGACTACGCCAGCAAGAGCCCATGCTGAAACGACTTAATGTTCACTACGCCAATCGCTTCGACGAACTGACCGATTCCGTGACGGTCAACCCGAACGGTACGGTGCAGCTGACGCTGACCACAACGTTGCCCAATGCCACCATCCGCTACACAACTGATGGGTCGGTCCCTGTTCCGTCCAGTTCAATCTATGCTAAACCACTCGTAGTTGATCGGACCAGCACCGTGAAAGCCGCTGTTTTTCTGGACAATCAACAACAGGGACGGGTCTATCAGAAAGCATTGACGATCAGCAAAAGTACGGGTAAACCGGTCACGTTCTCAACCGAACCGATGGGCGGCTACCGCCCCGCCAGTCCGCTGATCGCAGTCAACGGCGTGGCCGGAACGAGCCGCTACAATACGGGCGAATGGATCGGTTCTCAGGGTAAAGATGCGGACGTGCTGATCGATTTACAGACTGCTCAGTCCATTTCAAGCATCGGTACGCACATTCTGAACTACCACTGGCAGCGGATGTGGGCACCCGACACGCTTCAGATGTGGGTGTCGGAAGACGGTAAAACGTTTCGGGAGGTGTACCGGCAAACGCAGTTCCCGATCAACGGGATCAATTCGGTGACCGCTACGTTTCCGCCGGTTCGGGCGCGTTATGTACGGATACGGGCAACCAACAAAGGAATCATTCCATCGGGCGAATACGGAGCCGGTGGGAAAGCATGGCTTCTACTCGACGAGTTTCGGGTCGATTAA
- a CDS encoding DeoR/GlpR family DNA-binding transcription regulator: protein MSIAFLKDERKELIIKQVSLHTRMSLTDLAATLHVSEDTVRRDINDLSDEGKLIKIRGGAMSKAYHHSSQLQETYAHQNKLTIAGKALTLLHDGMLILMGGGTTIREFIKMIPTDLKATFITVNPLTAVELLDKPNLEIIMIGGQISRYSQMSVGGEVYQRLSELKVDLCIMGTNAIDPKEGLTDSDWETVQAKKAMIRAAHKVAILAISEKMNSVMRMKVADLSQIDYLVTELPANSVQLAPYKTGKTTVL, encoded by the coding sequence ATGTCAATTGCTTTTTTAAAGGACGAGCGTAAAGAACTGATTATAAAGCAGGTAAGCCTTCATACCCGAATGAGTCTGACTGATCTGGCCGCTACGCTGCACGTTTCGGAGGATACCGTTCGACGAGACATTAATGATTTGTCTGATGAGGGCAAGCTGATCAAAATTCGCGGGGGAGCGATGTCAAAGGCCTATCATCACTCGTCGCAGTTGCAGGAAACGTACGCGCACCAGAATAAACTGACGATTGCCGGAAAAGCCCTGACGCTACTCCACGATGGCATGTTAATTCTGATGGGCGGTGGCACAACCATCCGGGAATTTATCAAGATGATTCCAACAGACCTGAAAGCAACGTTCATTACGGTTAACCCTCTGACGGCGGTTGAGCTGCTGGACAAGCCAAATCTGGAGATCATTATGATTGGCGGGCAGATTTCCCGGTACAGCCAGATGAGCGTTGGCGGGGAAGTTTACCAGCGCTTGTCGGAGCTAAAGGTTGATCTCTGCATTATGGGGACGAACGCCATCGATCCCAAAGAAGGGCTTACCGATTCGGATTGGGAAACAGTACAGGCGAAAAAAGCCATGATTCGGGCCGCTCACAAAGTTGCTATTCTGGCCATATCCGAAAAGATGAACAGTGTCATGCGGATGAAGGTCGCCGATCTGAGCCAAATCGATTATCTGGTTACCGAACTCCCCGCCAACTCAGTGCAATTGGCACCCTACAAAACCGGCAAAACCACCGTGCTGTAA
- a CDS encoding RidA family protein: MKAQRRSILKRLFSSIAGVAGLSAATNAVAADESPELVKTEAAPQKEAFNVVTQDDVPLFSGSTKLGNLVFVAGKGYHKEGDIKVHTEEVLKELEKELIKAGSSMEKVLKVSVYLHDLNDYKGMNEVYKGRFGNKPPVRTTVAVYGGVPGSSLVEMDCIAYI, translated from the coding sequence ATGAAAGCACAACGTCGATCCATTTTAAAACGCCTTTTTTCGTCCATTGCCGGTGTCGCTGGACTAAGCGCAGCGACTAACGCGGTTGCCGCCGATGAATCCCCAGAATTGGTAAAAACCGAAGCCGCTCCGCAGAAAGAAGCCTTTAATGTCGTGACGCAGGACGACGTACCCTTGTTTTCGGGTTCGACCAAGCTGGGCAATCTGGTTTTCGTTGCCGGGAAAGGCTACCACAAAGAAGGAGACATTAAGGTCCATACGGAGGAGGTGCTGAAAGAACTCGAGAAAGAGTTGATCAAAGCCGGTTCATCGATGGAGAAAGTCCTGAAAGTAAGCGTGTACCTGCATGATTTGAACGATTACAAAGGCATGAACGAAGTCTACAAAGGCCGATTTGGCAACAAGCCGCCGGTACGCACGACCGTTGCCGTTTACGGGGGTGTACCGGGTAGCTCACTGGTCGAAATGGATTGCATTGCCTATATCTAA